One Ostrea edulis chromosome 2, xbOstEdul1.1, whole genome shotgun sequence genomic region harbors:
- the LOC130051448 gene encoding bifunctional 3'-5' exonuclease/ATP-dependent helicase WRN-like gives MDVLCHPEALLNTRKGQALLTDPAFRNNVVAMVIDECHIIQKWGEEFRTAFKKLGNLKVFSPDIPFVASSGTLTKDQKQPIPKQLCLQNFITIEATPDKPNTFLEKEKKQANMDVLSEYEHIIYQVCDELNQQRELYPVTLLFIPIFYMSEALRYLNSIFGVHNIYNSIYSALCTGQDCEVINETIADLKKDNPRIRLVLTTSISGMGFDPSNVTQVIHTCPPRDLSQYFQEVGRAGRRGQRAVMG, from the exons ATGGACG TATTATGTCATCCGGAGGCCCTCCTCAATACAAGAAAAGGACAAGCTCTACTTACCGACCCTGCGTTTAGGAATAATGTAGTTGCCATGGTAATTGATGAATGTCACATCATCCAGAAATG GGGTGAAGAATTCAGAACTGCTTTTAAAAAACTTGGAAACCTGAAAGTTTTTTCCCCTGATATTCCTTTTGTTGCCTCGAGTGGAACTCTTACCAAAGACCAAAAACAACCTATTCCAAAGCAGCTGTGCCTACAAAATTTTATCACCATTGAAGCAACACCTGATAAACCAAACACTTTTCTCGAAAAAGAGAAAAAGCAGGCAAATATGGATGTTCTAAGTGAATATGAACATATAATTTACCAAGTGTGTGATGAACTTAACCAACAGAGAGAATTGTACCCTGTCACATTATTATTTATAcccatattttacatgagtgaGGCACTGAGATATCTAAACAGCATTTTTGGAGTGCATAACATCTACAATTCAATCTACAGTGCCTTATGCACTGGACAGGACTGTGAAGTCATCAATGAAACCATTGCAGATTTAAAAAAGGACAATCCTAGAATTCGTTTAGTATTGACCACTTCAATTTCTGGCATGGGTTTTGACCCAAGCAATGTGACTCAAGTGATTCACACTTGTCCACCAAGAGACCTTTCCCAATATTTTCAGGAGGTCGGAAGAGCTGGTCGCAGAGGACAACGTGCTGTAATGGGATAG
- the LOC130051729 gene encoding delta(14)-sterol reductase LBR-like, giving the protein MSLKDEKKRYEMGGPCGAAVLSVLYIAFTYFNTEKCVTGEWTLFRLPKINWDVRHWFDTSSSLCLLAWFVVQLLLYTVPVGKIGYGPTLKGGKTLQYRLNGLFVLSTNLLGLVVAFIVGLPINALIQNMLQLLTAGILACLLLSCVSYLCAAQVEDWKLNPKGNTGHAFYDWFIGRELNPRIGPIDVKYVIFRSGIIGWMLLNFANLILAFAESKISVSPNLVLLEVIQFFYVLDYFWLEEGILMSRDIVHEGLGFNIAMQFLMIPFSFCTQSRYVTTTGYSSSWIMLLIIFTIYATGYWIYRASNSEKNKFRHNPDDPALAYLKSMQTKSGKRLLISGWWGVCRHPNYLGDLLISLSYSLCTGMGHFMPYVGFVLLLMLLIDREKRDSQGCKEKYGTDWDKYCQIVKYRIIPAIY; this is encoded by the exons ATGTCACTAAAAG ATGAGAAGAAACGGTATGAGATGGGCGGACCCTGTGGTGCTGCTGTACTGTCCGTCCTTTATATTGCTTTCACTTACTTCAACACAGAAAAATGCGTCACT GGTGAATGGACTCTTTTCCGATTACCGAAAATAAATTGGGATGTTCGACATTGGTTTGACACGTCCAGTTCCCTTTGTCTGTTGGCATGGTTCGTGGTCCAGCTACTCTTGTATACAGTACCGGTTGGGAAAATAGGATATGGACCCACACTAAAAGGAGGCAAGACACTGCAGTACAGACTTAATG GCCTGTTTGTCTTGAGCACAAATCTTCTCGGCCTCGTTGTGGCTTTCATCGTTGGTTTACCTATCAATGCCCTCATTCAGAATATGCTGCAGCTGTTGACAGCCGGGATTTTAGCATGTCTTTTGTTGAGCTGTGTTTCATACCTCTGTGCAGCACAAGTTGAAGACTGGAAGCTGAATCCAAAGGGAAACACAG GTCATGCTTTTTACGATTGGTTCATTGGAAGAGAGCTCAATCCTCGAATCGGACCAATCGACGTGAAGTACGTCATTTTTCGGAGTGGCATCATTGGTTGGATGTTGCTGAACTTTGcaaatttaattttggcattcgCAGAGAGCAAAATTTCGGTTTCGCCGAACTTGGTTCTGTTGGAAGTGATCCAGTTCTTTTACGTGTTGGATTACTTTTGGTTGGAGGAGGGAATTCTTATGTCACGTGACATAGTACACGAAGGTCTTGGATTTAATATAGCCATGCAATTCTTGATGATCCCATTCTCATTTTGTACCCAATCGAGATATGTGACCACAACTGGATACTCATCTTCTTGGATTATGCTTCTGATAATTTTTACCATTTATG CGACTGGATACTGGATCTACAGAGCCAGTAATTCGGAGAAAAATAAATTCAGGCATAATCCAGACGATCCTGCATTAGCAT ACTTGAAGTCAATGCAAACAAAATCTGGAAAACGTCTACTGATCTCTGGTTGGTGGGGAGTGTGTAGACATCCAAATTATCTGGGCGATTTGTTGATATCTTTGAGCTACTCATTATGCACAG GTATGGGACATTTTATGCCTTATGTGGGCTTTGTCCTCCTGTTGATGTTGCTGATTGACAGAGAGAAACGGGACTCCCAGGGATGCAAAGAGAAGTACGGAACAGACTGGGACAAATACTGTCAAATTGTAAAATACAGAATTATTCCAGCAATCTattga
- the LOC130051733 gene encoding electron transfer flavoprotein subunit beta-like, which produces MSGFRILVGCKRVIDYAVKVRVKPDKTGVVTEGVKHSMNPFDEIALEEAVRMKEKKLASEIVAVSCGPQQCQETLRTALAMGVDRAIHVVTEPKEYETLQPIHVSKILSKIVTEEKIDLVILGKQAIDDDCNQTGQMTAALLDWPQATFASKVEKSNGDLIVTREIDGGLETIKVKAPAILTADLRLNEPRYATLPNIMKAKKKPLVTKKPSDYGVDTSPRLEVISVEDPPVRQAGQKVESVEELVGKLKETGLA; this is translated from the exons ATGTCAGGGTTTAGAATTTTAGTTGGCTGCAAACGTGTAATTGACTATGCCGTGAAA GTTCGTGTGAAGCCAGATAAAACTGGAGTTGTGACTGAAGGGGTTAAACACAGCATGAATCCATTTGATGAAATTGCTCTGGAGGAAGCAGTTCGAATGAAGGAGAAAAAACTAGCATCGGAAATTGTTGCCGTTTCTTGTGGTCCTCAACAGTGTCAG GAAACCTTAAGGACGGCACTTGCAATGGGTGTGGACCGGGCTATTCATGTTGTAACAGAACCAAAAGAATATGAAACACTACAGCCAATCCATGTCTCAAAAATTCTGTCAAAGATTGTCACAGAGGAGAAAATTGATCTTGTGATACTTGGTAAACAG gCTATTGATGATGATTGTAATCAAACAGGACAAATGACAGCAGCTTTGCTGGACTGGCCCCAG GCAACCTTCGCATCAAAAGTAGAGAAGTCAAATGGTGATCTAATAGTAACGAGGGAAATTGATGGTGGTCTAGAAACTATCAAAGTAAAAGCACCGGCAATTCTGACAGCTGATTTAAGGTTAAATGAACCTAGATATGCCACACTTCCCAATATCATG AAAGCAAAGAAAAAGCCTTTAGTCACAAAGAAACCTTCAGATTATGGTGTAGACACATCTCCTAGACTGGAAGTGATTAGTGTGGAGGATCCACCTGTTAGACAGGCCGGACAAAAAGTGGAGTCAGTGGAAGAACTAGTGGGGAAACTGAAGGAGACGGGGCTAGCATGA
- the LOC130051734 gene encoding phosphatidylglycerophosphatase and protein-tyrosine phosphatase 1-like — MSLLTKVLFYPTLGYNVLMTYITSRRWFDRIDETVILGALPLKSWNQTLVEEENIRGIVSLTEDFETEGLTNSTEEWKALGVEQLKLPTPDFVASPSQEFIDKGVSFILKHRQNQSSVYVHCKAGRTRSATIVACYLIKVNNWKPQEAVEFLHTKRPHIWLREKQIDSINIYYDNFKTSRIYGA, encoded by the exons ATGTCGCTATTAACAAAAGTCTTGTTCTATCCTACCCTGGGCTACAACGTTTTAATGACATACATCACAAGTAGACGATGGTTTGATCGAATAGATGAAACGGTCATACTTGGTGCACTACCACTAAAAAGTTGGAACCAGACT CTGGTGGAAGAAGAAAATATTCGTGGAATTGTCTCCCTTACTGAAGATTTCGAGACAGAGGGGCTAACAAATTCAACAGAG GAATGGAAAGCTTTAGGGGTAGAACAACTTAAGCTGCCTACACCTGATTTTGTGGCCTCACCCTCACAAGAATTCATAGACAAAGGTGTTTCATTTATTCTTAAACACAGACAAAACCAGAGTAGTGTGTATGTCCATTGTAAAGCTGGAAGAACCCGTAGTGCAACAATCGTAGCTTGCTATCTAATCAAG GTCAATAACTGGAAACCCCAGGAAGCGGTTGAGTTCTTGCACACCAAGAGACCACATATCTGGCTCCGAGAAAAGCAGATTGActctataaatatttattatgacAATTTTAAAACTAGCAGAATTTATGGAGCATGA